The following DNA comes from Nitrospira sp..
GACACGGCATCGCCGGAGTTGCGACGCCTGACTCATCATGCCGGGGAATTGAAACATGCGATGCGTCAGAAGCTCGAGCAGATCTTGCATTCAAGGCGATACGAGGAGGTTCTTCAGGAATCGTATTTCGCCCAACGAGAAGGTCGGTATGTGGTGCCGGTCAAGGCGGATATGCGAGGGAGAATACCGGGAATTGTCCATGATATTTCAGCGAGCGGTGCCACCGTCTTTCTCGAGCCGCGTGAATTGGTCGAGTTGAACAACTCCATCAAGATGGCCGATCTCGAGGTGGAGCGTGAGGTACAGCGCATCCTGCGGGAGCTGACCAGTCTGGTGGCGGGAAAAGCAGACGCGATCAGCCAAGGAATCGAGGTGCTGGCTGAGTGGGATGTCATCAGGGCGAAGGCTGAGGTGAGCCGGCGGCTGAAATGCAGCCCTGTTCTGTTGAATGAAACGGGGCGAATCATGCTTAAACGGGCACGGCATCCGCTGCTGCTCATCGCGAAGGACGATGTCCTGGCGAACGATATTCTTATGGATGAAGGCGTTCGCGTGTTGGTGATCTCCGGGCCGAATACCGGAGGGAAAACCGTCACGCTCAAGATTGTCGGGCTGTTTGCCCTGATGGTCAGGGCCGGACTGCATCTTCCCTGTGCTCCAGAATCCGAGATGGCAATTTTTACCGATCTCCATGCCGATATCGGTGATGCCCAAGACTTGACCCGCGACCTCTCCAGTTTTTCCGCACATATGATGCAGATGATTCAGCTTCTGTCCGAGAGTGCGACAGGACTGACTTCGAGCGAATCCAGTATCCAACGTTCGCTCGTGCTGCTGGATGAACCGGTGACCTCAACTGATCCGCAGGAAGGAGCGGCGTTGGCCGAGGCGCTGCTGTGCCGCTTGGCTGAGCTGAATATGAAGGTGGTGGCCACCACGCATTATGGTGCGCTCAAAGAATTGGCACAGACGACACCTGGGTTTGCGAATGCCAGTGTGGAATTCGACGTTGAGCGTCTCGCACCGACCTATCGACTATTCATGGGAATCCCCGGTGGTTCATCGGCCTTGGAAATTGCCGGCCGTCTCGGTATGGATCAAGCCATTTTGACCGATGCGAGGAAACGGTTGCGCCGTGAGGATCAACGGCTTGACGAGTTGATGGCCGATCTGCAGCGAAAGCAACACCAGCTGATTGACGATCATGAAAAGGCCCGACAGGCCAGGCAAGAAGCCGAGCAAGCCGCTCGCGACGCACAGGTGATTCGAGCGCAGCTGGAAGAGGCCCAACAGGAGGCTCGACAAGGTCTCAAGAAAAAGCTTGGCGAGCAGTTCCAGCGGGCACGGGCGGAAGTGCAGGCCACGGTCGACGCGCTCAAGCGAGATCAGAAACTCATCAAGGCAAAAGAAGCCAAACAGCGACTCGGTGAGTTGGAGGTGAAAACGCGACAAGAGCTG
Coding sequences within:
- a CDS encoding endonuclease MutS2, encoding MHQAVCEQAAQAVEWPRLLAFLSQQAQSAIGVARCRILSLSTELVGVSLRQQETTEMVSLLEGSDPVPTLSFPDIREQLTRSKKGGVLEAGELRDCAIILALMADIERYAVSHRDEIHALARTVEPLQVSKSLQGILKAIEGAIQSDGSMKDTASPELRRLTHHAGELKHAMRQKLEQILHSRRYEEVLQESYFAQREGRYVVPVKADMRGRIPGIVHDISASGATVFLEPRELVELNNSIKMADLEVEREVQRILRELTSLVAGKADAISQGIEVLAEWDVIRAKAEVSRRLKCSPVLLNETGRIMLKRARHPLLLIAKDDVLANDILMDEGVRVLVISGPNTGGKTVTLKIVGLFALMVRAGLHLPCAPESEMAIFTDLHADIGDAQDLTRDLSSFSAHMMQMIQLLSESATGLTSSESSIQRSLVLLDEPVTSTDPQEGAALAEALLCRLAELNMKVVATTHYGALKELAQTTPGFANASVEFDVERLAPTYRLFMGIPGGSSALEIAGRLGMDQAILTDARKRLRREDQRLDELMADLQRKQHQLIDDHEKARQARQEAEQAARDAQVIRAQLEEAQQEARQGLKKKLGEQFQRARAEVQATVDALKRDQKLIKAKEAKQRLGELEVKTRQELAPIHDSIPVEQLTVGDAVEIVGLGMSGSLLDSPQGKKRVRVKVGEGEVLASVSSLIGIARESNAMPAQPVSSASGSRRVSMSHGLGLDEQTVVDVRGQATDEALDQVIAALDRATLDEAPYLRIIHGHGTGRLKSALREYLKDSPYVAEFRPGDRAEGGDGVTVARIR